In Podospora pseudoanserina strain CBS 124.78 chromosome 5, whole genome shotgun sequence, a single window of DNA contains:
- a CDS encoding hypothetical protein (COG:P; EggNog:ENOG503NV2B), translated as MATTTTTATAATATPTVVRAPAQAGVFEGLNPSIYNPADPLVLFIIQATIVIALTRALYWPLSKIREPRVIAEVIAGILLGPSVMGRIPGFTDAIFPPASMAPFRLVANIGLVLFLFLVGLEINLAYLLSNWRIAFSVAALDMTIPFGLGVAVAYGLYHEFAGEPGTAPISFGIFALFIGVAMAITAFPVLCRILTSLKLLNTTVGVIVLTSGIANDVVGWVLLALCVTLVNAGAGITALYVFLVSVGYSLFLAYAVRPAFIWVLRRTKSLENGPTEGVVALTLFMVLASSFFTSIIGVHSIFGAFMVGLMCPHEGGFAIKLTEKIEDLTSTLFVPLFFALSGINTNIGLLNTGTVWGYVIAIIFVAFFSKLAGGTLGARLNGLVWRESFTIGTLMSCKGLVELIVLNIGLQAKILSTKTFTMFVIMALVTTFSTAPLVSWLYPPWYQQKLDLWKKGKIDWDGNPIIPADGQDSEEKYRKGDVATRLLVYLRTDGLSSILGLISLFTSSSAPTPAASASSDNEKAADPSAAHTDEQRPLRIQGYRLVELTDRNSSVMKVSDIEDYASHDPIVKAFGTSTANNTSRDVIVSGQIAVVPEEGFADTLATQASKTNSDLVLVPWSETGTISEIQSFYYGGNSSIKDNMLANKDFAGLVTDVYEKHRHLAAVGVYVDSSLLSTSHPRSRIGDDSQATKTGITRQLTRDATGVSLAEAQDIGAAKFHSAESKGPKVVRVLYRGGEDDLFAVRLGYQLAQTDKVVLEVVVEAAANRADSEMAALKSVLSESLGDRVVYLDAQDTAEAIQSLLSPCRQVRSSRSVLVVVGRSVSSWLASSVDAGPSSSAAAELAAVRKVLGLKAARLAAEVRKGAGDKANVSLLVVQAKTAPATTTTTTTTTAGEGGVSALKRKPSTYSQESGHVGA; from the coding sequence CATCATCCAGGCCACCATTGTCATTGCCCTCACCCGTGCTCTCTACTGGCCGCTGTCCAAGATCCGAGAGCCGAGAGTGATTGCAGAGGTCATCGCAGGCATTCTGCTCGGACCCTCCGTTATGGGCCGTATCCCCGGCTTCACTGATGCCATCTTTCCGCCTGCCAGCATGGCACCCTTCCGACTTGTGGCCAACATTGGCCTTGTGCTGTTCCTCTTTTTAGTTGGACTGGAAATCAACCTGGCATATTTGCTGAGCAACTGGCGAATCGCCTTTAGCGTCGCAGCTCTGGACATGACGATTCCCTTTGGACTCGGTGTGGCGGTGGCATATGGGCTGTACCACGAGTTTGCGGGTGAGCCAGGAACGGCCCCCATCTCATTTGGCATCTTTGCTCTCTTCATCGGTGTGGCGATGGCCATCACGGCGTTTCCAGTCCTATGTCGAATCTTGACGAGCTTGAAGCTGTTGAACACCACCGTCGGAGTGATTGTCCTGACCAGCGGCATCGCCAATGATGTGGTGGGCTGGGTTCTTCTTGCGTTGTGTGTCACGCTTGTGAATGCTGGAGCCGGAATAACGGCGCTGTATGTGTTTCTGGTTTCGGTTGGATACAGCTTGTTCCTGGCATATGCCGTCCGTCCGGCATTCATCTGGGTGTTGCGCAGGACGAAGAGCCTGGAGAACGGGCCGACCGAGGGCGTGGTTGCGCTGACGCTATTCATGGTGTTGGCGTCCTCCTTCTTTACGAGCATCATTGGCGTTCACTCTATCTTTGGGGCTTTCATGGTCGGGCTGATGTGCCCTCATGAGGGCGGGTTTGCAATCAAATTGACCGAGAAGATTGAGGATCTCACTTCTACACTGTTTGTGCCGCTGTTCTTTGCGCTTTCGGGAATCAATACGAACATCGGCCTACTCAACACCGGGACCGTCTGGGGCTATGTGATTGCCATCATTTTCGtggccttcttcagcaaGTTGGCTGGTGGAACTCTGGGCGCGAGGTTGAACGGGCTGGTCTGGAGAGAGTCTTTCACCATCGGCACGCTCATGTCATGCaaggggttggttgagcTCATTGTTTTGAACATTGGCCTGCAAGCCAAGATTTTGAGCACAAAGACCTTCACCATGTTTGTCATTATGGCTCTCGTCACCACCTTTTCCACGGCCCCGTTGGTCAGCTGGCTCTATCCACCCTGGTATCAGCAGAAGCTCGACCtgtggaagaagggcaagatAGACTGGGATGGCAATCCTATCATACCAGCGGATGGTCAAGACTCGGAGGAAAAATACCGCAAGGGGGATGTGGCCACCCGTCTGCTGGTCTATCTTCGAACAGATGGCCTGTCCTCTATTCTGGGGCTCATCTCGTTGtttacttcctcctctgccccaACACCAGCGGCCAGTGCCTCGTCAGACAACGAAAAGGCAGCCGACCCCTCCGCCGCTCACACAGATGAGCAGAGGCCACTTCGCATTCAAGGGTATCGTCTGGTGGAGCTGACAGACCGCAATTCTTCCGTCATGAAAGTATCCGACATTGAAGACTACGCCTCCCACGACCCCATCGTCAAGGCCTtcggcacctccaccgccaacaacactTCCCGCGACGTCATCGTCTCTGGACAAATCGCTGTCGTCCCCGAAGAGGGATTCGCCgacaccctcgccacccaAGCCTCCAAAACCAACAGCGACCTGGTCCTCGTCCCCTGGAGCGAGACAGGCACCATTTCCGAAATCCAAAGCTTCTACTACGGCGGCAACTCCAGCATCAAGGACAACATGCTCGCGAACAAGGATTTCGCCGGCCTCGTGACAGACGTCTACGAAAAGCACAGGCACCTCGCCGCCGTGGGAGTCTATGTCGACAGCTCCCTCCTCAGCACCAGCCACCCCCGGTCAAGGATAGGCGACGACTCCCAAGCAACAAAGACGGGAATCACCCGACAACTCACCCGAGACGCGACAGGTGTCAGCCTAGCCGAGGCCCAAGACATCGGAGCAGCCAAGTTTCACTCCGCCGAAAGCAAAGGCCCAAAGGTTGTCCGTGTGCTCTACAGAGGAGGTGAGGACGACCTCTTTGCGGTGAGGCTAGGGTATCAACTCGCCCAGACCGACAAGGTCGtcttggaggttgttgtcgaAGCAGCGGCCAACCGCGCCGACAGTGAGATGGCCGCGCTCAAGTCGGTTCTTTCCGAAAGTCTGGGCGACAGGGTTGTCTACCTTGATGCTCAGGACACAGCCGAAGCGATTCAGAGCTTGCTGTCGCCATGCAGGCAGGTGCGCAGCTCGCGGTCggttctggtggtggtggggaggtcTGTTTCGTCTTGGTTGGCATCTTCTGTTGACGCGGGCCCGTCTTCTTCCGCCGCGGCTGAGCTGGCTGCCGTTCGCAAGGTTCTTGGGCTGAAGGCGGCACGTCTCGCTgcggaggtgaggaagggagcAGGGGACAAGGCCAATGTTAGTCTGCTTGTTGTCCAGGCCAAGACTGCcccagcgacgacgacgacgacgacgacgacgactgcgggcgagggaggagtatCTGCCTTGAAGCGGAAACCGAGTACATATTCGCAGGAGAGTGGTCATGTAGGAGCGTAA
- a CDS encoding hypothetical protein (EggNog:ENOG503PD9U): MPRRDEDDDEDGGTGLYVSELAEDSLEEGNPFATHISHSDVDDDDDDDNDESGSHEEGSDREDHSDGDEEEECSEHDGRFDLIDDMAADSSEEESEEDNGGEDDSEDSSDSDDDKNGTRRILFQVKRRSKKRSQFIPQFSRLPLELQQLIWKQFCPDLSEKARFYEFQIVGHLVPQNGTPPEIWETVQLEQQTKAARTVLAIHHQSRKFALRYLPDELALRGGWGSVRFHSQRDVVFIDRVASAMSRHFPPWPMPVIPGVTDRIRNIAFEKGLFFLTGDPMLQSFTCAFPNLQHAFFLAKYNHCEARNLLWCADPSANHYTLTSEEEAEIQHGRRGHETKNFVEYRWVWPNVEKRAAEARRASVADARPTSADDVNGTSNTRSPGVVEEEFLTITPEEIACYAADDMRGLDDSDSDSDSDEEEEPGTYVQRAWSLGFKVWPVIEFFDKRGERAFQKLLQWNEDGATDVAFDDEDYSDEGEEIPDEYESSGIDDSEIESEDSDEDSDDLNIVDVDNSDGSNEGDSEDDGEGGGSVVDSDDEGVDGDRPLIDLAGEDGNEHDDEVFTGFSSPEPESVTLRASSSVEEVPDTESDQQAARARLKRRRNRIMESSDLENDSDDHEDDVPRPAKRPRRVVDSDSEDENGTSEEEEVVPRPTKRARRVVDSDSEEEDGSAEKDEDDEMPQLIKRARRDSTALLVRPDDDTDQEVRKMRANKRLRAVISDDSEDDDDAHHNSSKEEEGEEQESDSQSSEETDESESEDEENEQFSRSRKATSALAQKLGLTGGRGRIPMPPSDSEDDEDDDDDIERKRGDDYDVGNYEVFEDDDEDMEVNRDGEDEEEIFGGDDYDEDAEDY; this comes from the coding sequence ATGCCCCGCagagacgaggacgacgacgaagatggAGGCACAGGCTTGTATGTGTCGGAGCTAGCCGAGGACAgtctggaggagggcaatCCGTTTGCTACCCACATTTCACATTCTgatgtcgacgacgacgacgacgacgacaacgacgaatCTGGCTCACACGAGGAGGGCAGCGACAGAGAGGACCATTCTGACggcgacgaagaagaagagtgttCCGAGCATGACGGCCGCTTCGACCTCATTGACGACATGGCCGCTGATTCTTCCGAAGAGGAGTCGGAAGAGGAcaatggtggtgaggacgacTCGGAAGACTCATCCGactctgatgatgataagAACGGCACCCGCCGGATTCTATTTCAAGTCAAACGACGCAGCAAAAAACGCTCTCAGTTCATCCCTCAATTCAGCCGGCTCCCGCtcgagctccagcagctcatcTGGAAGCAGTTTTGTCCAGACTTGTCCGAGAAGGCGCGCTTCTATGAATTCCAGATCGTCGGCCATTTGGTGCCCCAGAACGGTACCCCTCCCGAGATTTGGGAAACCGTCCAACTCGAACAGCAGACCAAGGCGGCCCGGACCGTGCTTGCCATACACCACCAGAGCCGCAAGTTCGCCCTTCGCTACCTCCCCGATGAGCTGGCTCTCCGGGGAGGCTGGGGCTCAGTCCGCTTTCACAGCCAGCGTGACGTGGTCTTTATCGACCGTGTCGCCAGCGCCATGTCCCGTCACTTCCCGCCATGGCCCATGCCCGTCATTCCAGGAGTTACAGACAGGATCCGCAACATTGCCTTTGAAAAgggtttgtttttcttgaCGGGGGATCCGATGCTTCAGAGCTTTACTTGTGCCTTTCCAAATCTACAGCATGCTTTCTTTCTGGCAAAGTACAACCACTGCGAGGCAAGGAATCTGCTCTGGTGCGCTGACCCGAGTGCGAACCACTACACCTTGACCAgcgaagaggaagcagagaTACAGCACGGAAGAAGGGGACATGAAACCAAGAACTTTGTCGAGTACCGCTGGGTTTGGCCCAATGTCGAGAAGCGCGCTGCCGAAGCCAGGAGAGCATCGGTCGCCGACGCCAGGCCCACTTCCGCCGACGACGTCAACGggaccagcaacaccagaaGCCCGGGCGTagtcgaggaggagtttCTCACCATCACACCCGAGGAAATCGCTTGTTATGCGGCGGACGATATGCGCGGCTTGGACGACTCTGATTCTGACTCGGACtcggacgaagaggaggagccgggCACCTATGTGCAGCGAGCGTGGAGTTTGGGCTTCAAGGTTTGGCCAGTGATTGAGTTTTTTGACAAGAGAGGCGAGCGCGCTTTTCAAAAGCTGCTGCAGTGGAATGAAGACGGGGCGACGGACGTGGCGttcgacgacgaggactactccgacgagggggaggagatacCGGACGAGTACGAAAGTTCGGGGATTGATGATTCAGAGATTGAATCGGAGGATAGCGATGAGGATTCAGATGATCTGAATATTGTGGACGTTGACAATAGCGACGGCAGCAACGAGGGGGATTCTGAAGatgacggggaagggggtggcaGCGTGGTAGActcggatgatgagggggtcgATGGGGACCGCCCGCTGATTGATCTGGCTGGAGAAGATGGCAACGAACACGACGACGAGGTTTTCACTGGATTTTCCAGCCCCGAACCGGAATCAGTTACACTTCGCGCATCCTCCAGCGTGGAGGAAGTGCCTGACACTGAATCTGATCAACAAGCAGCTAGAGCGAGGCTCAAGCGCAGACGAAACAGAATCATGGAGTCTTCAGATCTGGAAAATGACTCAGACGATCACGAGGATGACGTCCCTCGGCCGGCCAAACGACCCCGCCGTGTAGTGGACTCTGACTCTGAGGACGAGAACGGGACctcagaagaagaagaggtggtaCCTCGGCCAACCAAGCGAGCCCGCCGGGTGGTGGACTCTGAttccgaggaagaggacggcaGTGCCGAAaaagacgaggacgatgagatGCCTCAGCTTATCAAACGAGCCCGCCGCGATAGCACCGCTTTGCTTGTTCGCCCTGACGATGACACGGATCAGGAAGTGCGGAAAATGAGGGCCAACAAACGGCTCCGAGCTGTTATCTCGGACGacagtgaggatgatgacgatgcccaccacaacagcagcaaggaagaggaaggggaagaacaAGAATCCGATAGTCAATCCTCCGAAGAGACCGACGAGTCTGAgtcagaagacgaagagAATGAGCAATTCAGCCGCTCCAGAAAGGCAACGTCAGCTCTTGCACAGAAGCTGGGGTTAACCGGCGGGAGGGGTCGAATTCCCATGCCACCTTCTGAttctgaggatgatgaggatgacgacgacgacattgaGCGCAAGAGAGGGGATGATTACGACGTTGGCAATTACGAGGTctttgaggatgacgatgaggataTGGAGGTGAAccgggatggggaggatgaggaggagatatTTGGGGGAGATGATTATGACGAGGACGCGGAAGATTACTAG
- a CDS encoding hypothetical protein (COG:J; EggNog:ENOG503NYDM), which produces MGSQVIYLPDGQSYTVTPVFAGLFFKSNDLSVHHNAFPAGWTIVIHTVDPDDGSSGSRSTPDNDSIRADVDGSPAPQKMSHIHAFTSPTLLNDSLFISSISSPSSHDFKPAASPTRQVAMMLWVTLFWYFHQKAPPSALTTDASRLTPAAGRPRGEWRVRIKRDGLLKGRNLIPKLERMGLIASFNSAVGTALDDTDDQWANMFVSRRMFWQTPGRLFLFTLQPTTKFTRSGTASPTPSRPGSPAQGERTISQIADISDLPGAPPPTTLASVPSFPIGPFFSASHLPTYYPPASLPYTITNHTRHPLRPKPPRMGEVFYTRFIPSVNQYLSFRVASISLHPVPYLGPTGPKSSTHTHLCQLSDTALVQQWHSSPRVSAFWGEYSPKFLSNALQSRHSFPAIGLWDGVPFGYFELYWVKEDILGRYAGGSIDDYDRGCHVLIGEEWARGRVQSWLTSLVHWAFCADYRTQSVCLEPRVDNERFIQHLQYAGFSKEKEIAFPHKQAWFGRLRRENWEGPEL; this is translated from the exons ATGGGGTCACAGGTCATCTACCTGCCCGACGGGCAGAGCTATACTGTTACACCTGTGTTCGCCGGCCTCTTCTTCAAGTCCAATGACCTCTCTGTACACCACAACGCCTTTCCAGCCGGCTGGACCATCGTCATCCACACTGTTGACCCGGACGATGGCAGCTCTGGCAGCAGAAGCACCCCCGATAACGACTCGATACGAGCCGATGTCGATGGCAGCCCCGCGCCCCAAAAGATGTCTCACATCCACGCTTTTACAAGCCCCACCCTCCTAAACGACAGCCTCTTCATCTCGTCGATATCGAGCCCCTCGAGCCATGACTTCAAGCCAGCAGCGAGCCCTACTCGGCAGGTAGCCATGATGCTATGGGTCACGCTATTCTGGTACTTCCACCAAAAGGCTCCCCCGTCTGCCCTGACGACGGATGCCTCCCGGTTGACGCCTGCAGCTGGCAGGCCGCGTGGCGAATGGCGAGTGCGCATCAAGAGAGACGGCCTGCTGAAGGGGAGAAACCTGATACCAAAACTGGAGCGCATGGGCTTGATTGCAAGCTTCAATTCTGCCGTGGGAACCGCGCTGGACGACACAGACGACCAATGGGCCAACATGTTTGTTTCGCGCAGGATGTTTTGGCAGACCCCCGGCCGGTTGTTCCTCTTCACgctccagcccaccaccaagttCACCCGATCCGGTACTGCGTCGCCGACTCCCAGCCGGCCTGGATCGCCAGCCCAGGGCGAGCGTACCATCTCACAAATTGCCGACATTTCGGATCTCCCCGGTGCGCCACCACCTACCACCCTTGCCAGTGTACCCTCTTTTCCGATCGGTCCCTTTTTCTCGGCATCCCACCTACCGACATACTACCCTCCTGCATCACTGCCTTACACCATAACCAATCACACCCGGCATCCCCTCCGCCCGAAACCTCCTCGCATGGGGGAAGTCTTTTATACCCGATTCATACCCTCGGTGAACCAGTACCTGTCCTTTAGGGTCGCCTCCATCTCACTTCATCCGGTCCCGTACCTCGGACCCACAGGTCCCAAGTCTTCAACACATACACACCTTTGTCAACTCAGCGATACAGCCTTGGTTCAACAATGGCACTCTAGTCCTCGTGTTTCGGCCTTTTGGGGCGAATATTCGCCAAAGTTTTTGTCCAATGCATTGCAGTCAAGGCATAGCTTCCCAGCTATTGGCCTGTGGGACGGTGTGCCCTTTGGCTACTTTGAGCTTTATTGGGTCAAGGAAGACATTCTGGGGAGATATGCCGGAGGTTCTATTGACGACTATGATCGCGGTTGCCATGTCTTGATTGGTGAAGAGTGGGCACGGGGGAGAGTGCAGAGCTGGCTGACGAGCTTGGTGCACTGGGCCTTTTGTGCTGATTATCGGACCCAGAGCGTGTGCCTAGAGCCAAGGGTGGACAATGAGAG GTTTATTCAACATTTACAATATGCAGGGTTCAGCAAGGAGAAAGAGATTGCCTTTCCACACAAGCAGGCTTGGTTtggaaggttgaggagggagaattGGGAGGGTCCGGAACTGTGA
- a CDS encoding hypothetical protein (EggNog:ENOG503NU8G; COG:S) — MNHVFRRLPRQLTTSLPRRHSCLPLPLCHPAVRHFSSKPAERPGDTKARKLDQKFLDQQEQEVKVRQHQIKRPWHREGADKPTVDPKGEDIQPITKGKLLTTPTRLLKLILPLPMGVEKDRQNNGNSDDKEKPDYARSISQNDTIQPLAILVHPQQPLSYVERLIQAELPPVLEDGKEKIPSIYFRAEDTEHGDQKPTSRSEARKKDAAGQDASKRTHVASYSGLGHEGPEREGKEKRWVRWSSSTEMGDFIRDAARGREFAIEVEGYHLEMRVTVPSFNDRTFYMRSRLRKMSHELDRLAKIKKECDLLAHRGANLLAKGGFGILTGWWVIVYYVTFHTDYGWDLIEPVTYLAGLTTIMGGYLWFLYISKDLSYKAAMNVTVSRRQNALYEAKGFDLERWEQLVQEANALRREIKAIAIEYDVEWDDARDLGEEVKEALDEENTKNGEDYRSDEKEKDEEFTEEEKKRQDKSKKKDS, encoded by the coding sequence GACACTCTtgtctcccactccccctaTGCCACCCAGCCGTGCGCCACTTCTCGTCCAAGCCAGCCGAACGACCTGGGGATACGAAAGCCAGAAAACTCGACCAAAAGTTCTTGGACCAACAGGAGCAGGAAGTAAAGGTCCGACAGCACCAGATCAAAAGACCATGGCACCGCGAGGGAGCCGACAAGCCTACCGTCGACCCAAAAGGCGAAGACatccaacccatcaccaaaggCAAACTTCTGACCACGCCCACTCGGCTCCTGAAACTGATCCTTCCTTTGCCCATGGGCGTCGAGAAGGACAGGCAGAACAACGGCAACAGTGATGATAAAGAGAAGCCCGATTATGCCCGTTCGATATCTCAAAATGACACCATTCAGCCCCTAGCCATACTGGTCCACCCGCAACAACCGCTATCCTACGTCGAGCGCCTCATCCAAGCCGAGCTACCACCTGTGTTGGAAGACGGTAAAGAAAAGATTCCGAGTATATATTTCCGGGCCGAGGATACCGAACATGGTGATCAAAAGCCGACAAGCCGATCCGAAGCGCGAAAAAAGGACGCCGCGGGACAAGACGCGTCGAAGAGAACACACGTGGCGTCGTACTCTGGGTTGGGCCACGAGGGCCCCGagagggaaggaaaggaaaagcgCTGGGTCCGTTGGAGCTCGAGCACCGAGATGGGAGACTTCATCCGTGATGCAGCACGAGGGCGCGAGTTTGCCATCGAAGTCGAAGGCTATCACCTGGAGATGCGCGTGACGGTGCCGAGTTTCAACGACAGGACATTCTACATGCGATCCAGGCTGCGAAAGATGAGCCATGAGCTAGACAggctggccaagatcaagaaggagtgTGACTTGCTGGCGCATCGTGGTGCGAACCTGTTGGCCAAGGGAGGGTTCGGTATTTTGACGGGCTGGTGGGTGATTGTGTACTATGTCACGTTTCATACCGATTATGGGTGGGATCTCATTGAACCAGTCACCTACCTTGCCGGACTGACAACAATCATGGGCGGATATCTCTGGTTTCTCTATATCAGCAAGGATCTCAGTTACAAGGCGGCCATGAACGTGACGGTGTCGAGGCGACAGAATGCCTTGTATGAGGCGAAGGGCTTTGACTTGGAAAGATGGGAGCAGTTGGTGCAGGAAGCAAATGcgctgaggagggagatCAAGGCGATTGCCATCGAGTATGATGTTGAGTGGGACGATGCGAGGGacttgggagaggaggttaAGGAAGCTTTGGACGAGGAGAATACCAAGAACGGAGAGGACTACCGGTCTGacgagaaggaaaaggacgaggagtttacagaggaggaaaagaagaggcaagacaagtccaagaagaaagaTTCCTGA